Proteins encoded by one window of bacterium:
- a CDS encoding ATP-binding protein, producing MHECRCAPGAVARYIQRISGPLLDRIDLHVEVPSVRYKEIANPAAAESSEAIRARVVAARNIQIERFAGTRARCNAAMSVTQIRRYCRIDADGHRIMEAVMERLGLSARAHDRILKVSRTIADLDGVPDIRATHIAEAVQYRGLDRTFTNAAA from the coding sequence ATGCACGAGTGCCGCTGCGCGCCGGGCGCCGTCGCACGCTACATCCAGCGTATTTCGGGGCCGCTGCTCGATCGCATCGATCTGCACGTCGAGGTTCCGTCCGTGCGTTACAAGGAGATCGCCAACCCCGCCGCGGCGGAATCTTCGGAGGCGATTCGCGCGCGCGTGGTCGCGGCGCGCAATATCCAGATTGAACGATTCGCCGGCACGCGGGCGCGCTGCAACGCGGCGATGAGCGTCACGCAGATCCGCCGCTACTGCCGCATCGACGCGGACGGTCACCGCATCATGGAGGCGGTGATGGAGCGCCTCGGACTGTCGGCCCGCGCGCACGACCGTATCCTCAAGGTCTCGCGCACGATCGCCGACCTCGACGGCGTGCCGGACATCCGCGCAACGCACATCGCCGAGGCCGTCCAATACCGCGGCCTCGACCGAACATTCACCAACGCGGCCGCGTAA